A stretch of Candidatus Sulfotelmatobacter sp. DNA encodes these proteins:
- a CDS encoding TonB-dependent receptor yields the protein MIVAGLLLAALAASPDSSARAVSARDSAFADSLPGGAKPVLTVPPTVVRADRVPATQRLMPTTAAGEAPLQRVAGGPRNLDEALGSIAGVHSSDYGGLGEYSTVSIRGLPSGETAFLIDGLPLGTAGGSTVDLSAIPASAVDRVQVYRGSAPLMLGTSSPAGAVNLLTRPVARELGLLVAHGPEESWRQQVDLGARGQRFEIGAFASYFTTRGNFTYWDRNGTNLNPYDDGDSLAVNNRRDEVTALAQAAWKPAPRWRLDLRELYFHRARGVSGLASVPAPNPRLRDEWSRTSMSLSRASRAWEPELRMVGAHDAQNSHFSDTRGQLGVGRWDTSDRTRGDVAMFEIGRPERRLPLVLQAQASVRRDVADLFNAYAALPSPPESQRWTRGATLDLELRPIGDRLVLHGARRWEQLDDHLRTVPIGTVVRATDVSRALVTPQLGARLELLGGLAARANWTSAQRAPDFNELFGNQGTVLGNTALTPERVETRDAGVAWHGGFAGVRAALDGWVFDTQADDLIGFVQASANAVRAMNISKMVNRGQELSADLTLPGGATLAGAGTWQAARDRGAAPGYYGRKIPLRPDRELDATLSMPWRMFRASLGVHDLDADYTDRSNRQRVPRRTLWNAALSLVPSGAPLRLSLDVRNLTDQIAYDVAGYPLPGRSVFLSLDWRHDPAGSGPNSGEQP from the coding sequence CGACCGCGTGCCCGCCACGCAGCGATTGATGCCCACGACCGCCGCGGGCGAAGCGCCGCTGCAACGGGTGGCGGGCGGACCGCGCAACCTCGACGAGGCGCTCGGCTCGATCGCCGGCGTTCACTCCAGCGACTACGGCGGGCTTGGCGAGTACAGCACCGTCTCGATCCGCGGCCTTCCCTCCGGAGAGACCGCGTTCCTGATCGACGGCCTTCCGCTCGGCACCGCCGGCGGCTCCACCGTGGATCTCTCGGCGATCCCGGCATCGGCGGTGGACCGCGTGCAGGTCTATCGCGGCTCGGCGCCGCTGATGCTCGGCACTTCTTCGCCCGCCGGCGCCGTCAATCTGCTGACACGACCGGTGGCACGCGAGCTGGGACTGTTGGTCGCGCACGGCCCCGAAGAGTCGTGGCGCCAGCAAGTGGATCTCGGCGCGCGCGGGCAGCGCTTCGAGATCGGTGCCTTCGCCAGTTACTTCACCACGCGCGGCAACTTCACCTACTGGGATCGCAACGGCACCAACCTCAATCCTTACGACGACGGCGACAGCCTGGCGGTGAACAATCGCCGTGACGAGGTCACGGCGCTGGCGCAGGCGGCCTGGAAGCCGGCACCACGGTGGCGGCTCGATCTGCGCGAACTCTATTTTCATCGCGCGCGCGGAGTCTCGGGGCTCGCCAGTGTGCCGGCGCCCAACCCGCGGCTCCGCGATGAGTGGTCGCGCACCTCGATGTCGCTTTCACGCGCGTCGCGCGCCTGGGAGCCGGAGCTGCGCATGGTCGGGGCGCACGATGCCCAGAACTCGCATTTCTCCGACACGCGGGGTCAACTCGGGGTCGGGCGATGGGACACGAGCGACCGCACGCGCGGCGACGTGGCGATGTTCGAGATCGGCCGGCCCGAGAGGCGGCTGCCGCTGGTGCTGCAGGCGCAGGCCAGCGTGCGGCGGGACGTCGCCGATCTCTTCAACGCCTACGCCGCGCTGCCCTCGCCACCCGAGAGCCAGCGCTGGACGCGCGGCGCCACCCTCGATCTCGAGCTGCGTCCGATCGGTGACCGACTGGTGCTGCATGGCGCACGGCGCTGGGAGCAGCTCGACGACCACTTGCGCACCGTGCCCATCGGCACGGTGGTGCGCGCGACCGACGTGTCGCGCGCGCTGGTCACGCCGCAGCTCGGGGCGCGCCTCGAGCTGCTCGGCGGCCTCGCCGCGCGCGCCAACTGGACCTCGGCGCAGCGTGCGCCCGATTTCAACGAGTTGTTCGGCAATCAGGGCACGGTGCTCGGCAATACCGCGCTAACGCCCGAAAGGGTCGAGACACGTGATGCCGGCGTCGCCTGGCACGGTGGGTTCGCCGGAGTGCGCGCGGCGCTCGACGGCTGGGTGTTCGACACGCAAGCCGACGACCTGATCGGCTTCGTCCAGGCCAGCGCCAACGCGGTGCGCGCGATGAACATCTCGAAGATGGTGAATCGCGGGCAGGAGCTGAGCGCCGACCTCACGCTGCCGGGCGGCGCCACGCTTGCGGGTGCCGGCACCTGGCAGGCGGCGCGCGATCGTGGCGCTGCGCCGGGCTACTACGGCCGCAAGATTCCGCTGCGCCCCGATCGCGAGCTGGACGCCACGCTGAGCATGCCCTGGCGCATGTTCCGAGCCTCGCTCGGCGTTCACGACCTGGATGCCGACTACACCGACCGCTCGAACCGCCAGCGGGTGCCCCGTCGCACGCTGTGGAACGCGGCGCTGTCACTGGTCCCGAGCGGTGCGCCGCTACGCCTCTCGCTCGACGTTCGCAATCTCACCGATCAGATCGCGTACGACGTGGCCGGGTATCCGCTGCCCGGCCGATCCGTCTTCCTTTCGCTCGACTGGCGCCACGATCCGGCGGGATCGGGCCCGAACTCAG